The DNA segment ATTCTCTTTTAACCTATCATAAAAACTTTTTAATCTTTCATTATGTCGTACAGATGTCATTGCTGGCATAAACAAAGTACCTCTACATATTTTTGAACCTGCTTTTGATATTTTAGTCTTACCTTTAACTGAACTTCCTGAACTCTTTTCTATTGGATCTAATCCTGCTAGGGATACTATTTGTTTTTGATTGGCATTTGGATATTGTGTGAAATGTGATAATAATACTATTGCAGATATTTCTCCTATACCATCAATTGTTTGAATATTTTTAAATGCTTCTTGGAGTTTCTCATCTTTTTTTATCATAGATTTAATTTGTTTAATAAGTTTTAATTCTTGCTTTTTTAAAAATTGATACTGTGATTCTAACTCTTTAATTGAATAGCTCTTTTCTCTTTTTGCTTTTAAAGCTGCAATATGATTTTTGGCTATTACTTGTTGTTTAATAATAAGTTTATAACAGGCTATTAATTCTTTTAACTCTTCTTCAACCGAATTAATTATAGGTACTTTAATATCTTCATTTTTAGCTGTTACAATCATCTTAGAAAGTAATCTAGCATCTTTTATATCTGTTTTATTTCTATGTCCGATTACTTTCGCAAAGCTTGCACTTTTTTTAGGATTGACAATAAAACTTTTTATATTTTGATTTGCACAAAAAGATTTTAATAAAAAAGAGTAATTAGAAGTTGGTTCATAAACAAACACTAATTTATCCAGTTCTTTTTTATAATATTTTTTTAATTTAGAATATAAACTTTTTATTGATTTTAGATTATTCTCAATAATCAAATCTAAATCATTATATGGAACATACACATTGATTGTTGACTTACTAATATCTAATCCGATAGAATACATTTCTAGAACCTTTATTTTAGGATAAAGAGTTCGTTAGGGTAGGATTTCTCCTACCTGATAATTGTTACACCAAATTTAGACTTATAAAATACGAACTAGCAATGCTGTTCTTGTTGCCACTCAAATTTAAAGTATAACTATCAAACTCGCCATCAAGCTAATTATTTTTTATAATTGCTTTAGTTCCGCACCGATATATTATCTTTCAAACTCTAAGGAAATATATTATCATATTCCCTTAAATGTATTATATAAGTTTTGCAGACTAGCTTTAAAAAATAAAAATTGAAGGGACTCTGTAAGAGCTTTAACAACTGTTTGGTTGCTTTTGGCGCAACCTTTTTCAATAAAAAGGTTGTAAGCGTGACATACGCACGTGTGCACAAGAGAGATTATAAAACCGTAGGTTTTATGTTTGCAACTCTTTGTAAAGAGTGCAAGTGAAGTTTTATTTACAATAATTTTTCCAAAAAATTATAAAACCCTTTTTTGCCTAAACATCGCTCTTACTCTATCCATTTGAGAATAAAAACTAGACATCATAATTATAAATACATAAGAGCCTTTTTTTGTAAGAAAAATTGTCTCATCTTCCATATGGATTAAATTAAAATATTTCATTAAGGCAAGCTCTTTATTTAGTTGTACTTCCAACTCTTTTCCAAACATTTTTTTATAATTTTCAAGGCTTAGACTTCCTGAAAACAGAGTTGATAAAAGATAGTACAATGCTTGTTCTTTTTGGCTAAAAGTGGATTTTGCAATTATTGTATCTTTTTTAGATTTTAGTAGTTCTTCATACTCTTTTAGATTAAATGCATTTACAAAAAGATTCCCTTGTAAATATGAAAAAGCACCACTTCCCAAACCAATATATTCATTATGTTTTGAGATATATTCATCATCCAAATTATACTCATCTTTTGAAAATGACCACATATTATTTTGATTATAATCTTTTAACATTTCACAGATTATATTGTAAAAATTTTCTCTATTTGTATTTGGTATAAACTGTTCCAAAAATTTGCTGTTTAGTTTGCTATTCATCAAAGGATAGGTTACTATTTGATCAACTCCCAAAGATTTTGATATATTAATATCGTTTCTTAAACTCTCTTCACTTTGATTTGGCAGATTAAAGATTAAATCAATACTTGTTTGAGGAACTACTCCAACTATTTTTTTTATTCTATTTATTATATTCTCTGAGTTTCCAAATTTATCATATCTTCCCATACTTTTTAAAAGTGTATCATCAAAACTTTGTATTCCAATAGATAATCTTTTTACCAGACCTTTTAGTTTTTCTATTGTATTTAACTCTATATGATTTGGGTCAGTTTCACAAGATATATCTTCAACACAAAAGAGTTCTTTTACTAATTTAATTGTTTTTATTAATTCATCTGCATTTATAAGAGGACTTCCTCCTCCTATATATACTGAGTTGATTTTTACATTATGAGATTTAAGTATTTTTATCTCTTCTCGTAAATTTTTAAAATAGTTATTTGACTCTTTTATATTGTGTTGATACTTATGAAAGGTACAAAATGGGCAAAGATTATCGCAAAATGGAACATGTATATATAAAAGATAAGATAGTTTGCTATTTATATGATTAAATTTTGAATCATCTTTAGATGTTCTTATAATATTTACTGATGATTCAAATGTTTTAGTTACCAAACTATCTGCTATATTGTATAAAAAGGTGTTTTTTATGCTATTTTTCATCTTATATCCTTTTTAAATCTTATTTGTAATTATATTCAATCACCGTAAATTTTGAGTAAACAATTATTTTATGAATGAATAGTTGTTCAAATTTACATTGAATTTACATTTAAATATTAAGATTCCTTTAATATTTTAAAAGAAGGATCAAAAATGAGTAGTACTTATAGTAGGAGAGATTTTCTAAAAACTACTTCTTGCACTGCTATAATCGCAGGTTCATCATGTATGGCAGCCAAACTAGGTTCACTTGATAATAATATTATAAATGGTGGAGTTACAAAGAGTGTTAATACATATTGTGAAATGTGCAGTAGTAGATGTCAAATTGAATGTAAAGTCGTTGATGGCAAAGTTTCATTTATAGAAGGAAACAAACATTCTAAAGGAATGAGCACTTCTGTTTGTGCAAGGGGTGCATCTGGTCATTCACAACTTTATGATAATCAAAGATTGGTTAAACCAATGATTAGAGTAGGAAAGAGAGGAGAAGATAAATGGATGGTTGTTTCTTACGAAAAAGCTTATGATTTTATTGCTGAAAAGCTTAAAAAAATCACTGATGAGTATGGAGCAAAAGCAACTCTGTTCTCTTCAAAAACTGGAGAAAACTTTAATCATATAGCTACATTTGCAAATATTTTTGGTAGTCCAAATATATTTTCCCATGTTAGTACTTGTCCAATAACTTATGATATAGCTTTTGAACATACATATGGAGGAAAATTAAAAAGAGATTTCTCTAATGCAAAATATATTTTAAACTTTGGACACAATCTTTTTGAAGGGATTGCTGTTAGCAAAACAAAAAAACTTGCTCATGCTGCAAATAGTGAAAAAACAAAACTTGTTGTGCTTGATCCAAGATTTTCAGTTGTTGCTTCAAAAGCTGATGAGTGGTATCCAGTTAAACCAGGAACTGACTTGGCTTTTGTTTTATCATTAATTCATGTTTGGTTAAGAGATGGAAAATATGATAAAGAGTTTGTTGAAAAATATACTATTGGAATTGAAAAACTAATAGAGAGTACAAAAGATACAACTCCAAAATGGCAAGAGCAAATCACAGGTATTAAAGCCGAAGTTGCTGAAAGAGTAGCAAATGAGATATATAAAGCTGCACCAAATTGTATTATAGATTGGGGACATAAAACAACAACAGGAGCAAGTGAGTATCAAAAAACAAGAGCAATTTTAGTTGCAAATGTTCTAATGGGTAATCTTGAAAAAGCTGGAGGACTCTTTTTTGGTAAAAAAGCAAAATCGGTAAATAAAATTGCAAATATGGATATTGCTCCTGTTATTACAAATCCTGACGGGCATATAAAATATATTCAAGAGGAGAGAATTGACCATGCAACGCAAAAAGGTGCGAATGTTTTTGTTTCTAGAAAAATGGGCGTTTTAATGGATATTCCAGATGCAATTTTATCTCAAAAACCATATCCCGTAAAAGCTTGGATAATGACAAGAACAAACCCTTTAATTACAGTTGCCAACTCTCAAAAAATGAAAAAAGCAATGGAAAAACTAGATTTGATTGTTGTAAATGATGTTTATATGTCAGAAACAGCGATGATGGCAGATGTTGTACTTCCAGAAGCAACTTATTTAGAGAGAGATGAAGGTATTGCAGATGTTTCATCTATGGCACCAGCTTATATGATGAGAAATAAAGTTGTTGACCCAATTAATAAAACACAAACAATCTCTGAAATATTAAGAGCTCTTGCAAAAAGATTGGATTTGGATTCTAACTATAAATGGCAAACAGTTACAAATTTTAGAGTACAACAAGCAAAAGGGAATAGTGAACTTTTAGAAAAACTAGCAAAAGATGGTTATGTTAGTTTTGGAGTACCTTCATTATTATATAGAGAAAAATCATATGTGGATAATTTTGTAAAAAAATATCCAAGTGCTGCATCAAATCTTGATAGTGATGGACTATTTGCAAATATGCTTAAATTTAAAACACCAAGTGGAAAAATTGAAATCTTCTCAGAAGAGGTTGAAGAAAATTTCCCAGGTTATGGCGTTCCAGCAAAACATGATACAGATGTGGCAAAAGGTTATCCATATATTATAACATCAGGTAAAACTGCTCTTCATACAAATGGGCATACTCAAAATATACCATTTTTAAATATGTTAATGAGTGATAATCCTGTATGGGTAAATCCACTTACAGCAAAAAAAGAGAATATAAAAAATGGTGATTTAATCTATTTGGAAAATAATATTGGTAAAGAGAAAGCTACAGTGTTTGTAACAGAGGCTATTAGACCTGATACTCTATTTGTTTATATGGGATTTGGTAGAGAGTCTGAGGAATTAAAAAGAGCCAATGGTAAAGGAACAAGTCAATCTAAGCTACTCTCTTTAGATAAAGGACCAGTATGTTCTACAATGATTACAAATATTGGTGTAAAAATCACAAAAGCATAGGGAGCTGTTATGAAAAAGAAATATAGAATGATACATGACGAAAATCTTTGTATAGGTTGTCAAGCGTGTAGTGTTGCTTGTAGAAGTGAAAACAAAGTTCCTGATGATCTATTTAGATTACAAGTTAGAGTAAAAACAGAAGGTGTTTTTCCAGATTTGAGAATGGATATGAAAAGACACTCTTGTGTAATGTGTGAAGATACACCTTGCGTAACTGTATGTCCAACAGGAGCATCATTTAAAACAGAAGATGGGCTTGTTCAAGTTGATCCAAAACTTTGCGTTTCATGTAAATATTGTATTGTTGCTTGTCCTTATGAAGCAAGATTTATAAATCCAGTAACAAAAAATGCAGATAAATGTACTTTTTGTTATTCAAATAGGGTTTCAAAAGGTCAAGATCCAGCATGTGTTACAGTATGTCCTACTGATGCTTTGGTTTTTGGGGATATTAATGATACTACATCAGAAGTTTATAAAAAAGCAAAAGAGTCAACTCTTGTATATCCTAAAGCACATTTAGGTACTAAGCCAAAATTAGCCTTTGT comes from the Halarcobacter ebronensis genome and includes:
- a CDS encoding IS110 family transposase; this translates as MYSIGLDISKSTINVYVPYNDLDLIIENNLKSIKSLYSKLKKYYKKELDKLVFVYEPTSNYSFLLKSFCANQNIKSFIVNPKKSASFAKVIGHRNKTDIKDARLLSKMIVTAKNEDIKVPIINSVEEELKELIACYKLIIKQQVIAKNHIAALKAKREKSYSIKELESQYQFLKKQELKLIKQIKSMIKKDEKLQEAFKNIQTIDGIGEISAIVLLSHFTQYPNANQKQIVSLAGLDPIEKSSGSSVKGKTKISKAGSKICRGTLFMPAMTSVRHNERLKSFYDRLKENGKHTTVIQVAIMRKLLIIAHSIYKNNEVYEPNRI
- a CDS encoding coproporphyrinogen III oxidase family protein — encoded protein: MKNSIKNTFLYNIADSLVTKTFESSVNIIRTSKDDSKFNHINSKLSYLLYIHVPFCDNLCPFCTFHKYQHNIKESNNYFKNLREEIKILKSHNVKINSVYIGGGSPLINADELIKTIKLVKELFCVEDISCETDPNHIELNTIEKLKGLVKRLSIGIQSFDDTLLKSMGRYDKFGNSENIINRIKKIVGVVPQTSIDLIFNLPNQSEESLRNDINISKSLGVDQIVTYPLMNSKLNSKFLEQFIPNTNRENFYNIICEMLKDYNQNNMWSFSKDEYNLDDEYISKHNEYIGLGSGAFSYLQGNLFVNAFNLKEYEELLKSKKDTIIAKSTFSQKEQALYYLLSTLFSGSLSLENYKKMFGKELEVQLNKELALMKYFNLIHMEDETIFLTKKGSYVFIIMMSSFYSQMDRVRAMFRQKRVL
- the phsA gene encoding thiosulfate reductase PhsA → MSSTYSRRDFLKTTSCTAIIAGSSCMAAKLGSLDNNIINGGVTKSVNTYCEMCSSRCQIECKVVDGKVSFIEGNKHSKGMSTSVCARGASGHSQLYDNQRLVKPMIRVGKRGEDKWMVVSYEKAYDFIAEKLKKITDEYGAKATLFSSKTGENFNHIATFANIFGSPNIFSHVSTCPITYDIAFEHTYGGKLKRDFSNAKYILNFGHNLFEGIAVSKTKKLAHAANSEKTKLVVLDPRFSVVASKADEWYPVKPGTDLAFVLSLIHVWLRDGKYDKEFVEKYTIGIEKLIESTKDTTPKWQEQITGIKAEVAERVANEIYKAAPNCIIDWGHKTTTGASEYQKTRAILVANVLMGNLEKAGGLFFGKKAKSVNKIANMDIAPVITNPDGHIKYIQEERIDHATQKGANVFVSRKMGVLMDIPDAILSQKPYPVKAWIMTRTNPLITVANSQKMKKAMEKLDLIVVNDVYMSETAMMADVVLPEATYLERDEGIADVSSMAPAYMMRNKVVDPINKTQTISEILRALAKRLDLDSNYKWQTVTNFRVQQAKGNSELLEKLAKDGYVSFGVPSLLYREKSYVDNFVKKYPSAASNLDSDGLFANMLKFKTPSGKIEIFSEEVEENFPGYGVPAKHDTDVAKGYPYIITSGKTALHTNGHTQNIPFLNMLMSDNPVWVNPLTAKKENIKNGDLIYLENNIGKEKATVFVTEAIRPDTLFVYMGFGRESEELKRANGKGTSQSKLLSLDKGPVCSTMITNIGVKITKA
- a CDS encoding 4Fe-4S dicluster domain-containing protein yields the protein MKKKYRMIHDENLCIGCQACSVACRSENKVPDDLFRLQVRVKTEGVFPDLRMDMKRHSCVMCEDTPCVTVCPTGASFKTEDGLVQVDPKLCVSCKYCIVACPYEARFINPVTKNADKCTFCYSNRVSKGQDPACVTVCPTDALVFGDINDTTSEVYKKAKESTLVYPKAHLGTKPKLAFVPNKKGVSYE